The Syngnathus scovelli strain Florida chromosome 21, RoL_Ssco_1.2, whole genome shotgun sequence DNA segment CAGAAATAGTcccgtgatgtgtgtgtgtgtcctcaggTGAGGTCAGGTGGCAGCAGCCTCAGCCTCCTGGTTTGCAAAGCAGCCTGCCCGTGCTCAGTGTTCCGGATCTGGATGGGGACAAGGTCAGCGAGATAGCCTTAGTGGCATCTGATAGCACCAAGGTAAATAATATTACACTCAatcaatgtgtgtttgtgttcaccAACAACAGccaactaattttttttttttatacctgtAGACTCAGCTGGTGTTCATCTCGGGGAAGACAGGCATCCAGATTGGATCAACGGTGGCTCTGAACACCACAGAAACATCCGCTCATCTTCTCCATAAGAatggggatggcactttgtgtcTGCTGCTTCAAAACGGTTTGTGAATACAGtgaactattattattatttttccaacACACCAACAGAATGCAAAATAACTTACAAAGTTTTGACTCGCTGTTTGCACGCTTGTAATATTTCGCTTGTGTATTTTCCAGACACCGGCTTGTACAGACTGGCCCTGTGGAGGATTGCCAAAGAAGCCCAAAAAGGGCTTGAGGCGGGCTTAAAGGTGAAGAAACAAATGAAGAGGGAAGCCGCGGCCGCATCTAGATCGGTACCAGTTTACGAGTAAGGAGCCGCGACCGCACTCGCATGGCACGTCCGCCGTTCTAACTCGAGCGGCTTTTTATGTAGGTCTGACTTGCTGAGGCGTGTGGTGAGAACAGACACGGCGCCGTCATCCAACTTGATCCTGGTGACGGGCAGTGATGTGGTTTTAATAGATGGAAAGACACTGCAGCCTTTGTGGAAGTTCAACACCACCTCAGTCTTCAGGTAACTAGTTTGTATTCATACAATACACATGTGCGCCCTCTGGTGGTttgcaaaaaaaactaaattaaatgATCACactaaaacacttttttttttttattccagtaGTTTGATTGCATTTAACAACTGTGTTAGAATTAGTTTGACTCAGGTTTGAATTTTAGATAAAAAGTAccccccctccttccctctGTGATGTCATCAATTTAGGGAGCCTGGCTTTGGTCACTTCAATAAAGATGGCGTACTTGATATTGCGCTTGAGGAGGACATGGACAACTCCACCAAGAgggcaagttaaaaaaaaattgatgtggGACTACTTTGTGCCCCAAAGTCTTATAACAGCTAACCTCAGAACAAATAAAATTATACTTTACCTGTTGCAGCTTGGTCAGGAATTTAACTCCTTGCCTCTTGCTCGCAGGTGGTGATCCTGGACGGGAAGTCCGGTGACGTGCTGTGGGAAGTGGAGCTCCTGTCCGGCGCCAATTCACCTGGACCCACCACCATACACACCACCAACTCCATTTCCATCTTTGTGTTCTGGGGGCTGCTGCCCACTCAGGCCAACTCCTCTGTAAGTCtcctgtgagaaaaaaaatcttcacaatGCTCACTGTACGTCTTCTTTCAGGTTCCCGGCGAACGTCGTTGTTACATGCTGTATCCTCTCTACTCCAACGTGCTGCTCGAGTCTGAAAAAATGACGGACCATATTGTTACATTTAAAGGTATCGCGTTGTGTGGTGACATGTTGTCGAATGATTGTCGACAAATGACGTTTTTTTACGGCAGCAACGTTGATGGAGAGAGGACGCCACGCCGCCTTCATCCTGCTGTCGGGTCCCGACGCCAAGGACACGGAAGGCACGGTGGTTCTCAGTAAGTGGAAGCTGAAGAGCGACGTGCCTGGGAGCAAGGTGATCCCCATCGGCCGCAGCGAGGCCGCCGACACGGACGCCGACATCAAAGAGGCCTTTAGCCGACTGCGCTTCAGCGATAACTGAATCGATCGTCgactgtttggatttttttgccGCTTTTCCGTTCATTCCTACTGTGTCAAGTGTTTGTTTTGCAGGCTGTGAATTTGCATAGATAACACACAGTTAGCCTGATAGTGTAATTGCCTTGGCCTCTCTTCAGGAAACAGGAAAAAGCAAATTTAACCAAatatttttattacatttgcGTGACGGCAAGTTAAAAAATAACGTATTAGGCTAAGGTGGTTTGCGTCTAAACTGCTGTTTTCCCTGACAGTCATGCTGCCTGCTGAGAAGTCATCACAACTCTTGCTGTATTTTAACTTCTTGCACTTTCTTTCAGCAATGCAATTGTTTCTTTTCCACTTATAAAAAAACTTGAGTATCGTGCAGATATATGCAATTGTTTCACACTAGTGCTTCAAAGGTTAGTAGAGGTTAATTACTGTAATATTTAATACTAGAACAGCCTTAAACGTGAACATTTTCAACTTGAACTATTCCGCCGATTCTTACAGGTCTGCTCTGTGTGGTTTTTCAACATTCACTGAGGCAGTGAGTTCTTGCAGTGTGGTTGTAGCGCCTTATCAATCAGATTTACATTATATTTGAGATTTATATTCATaggaaaatatttgttttgctgTATATTTATATTGGAAATTGTGTTTCTTTTAAGACAAGCTGGGGTTTCTCCTAAAGTTAAAATTTGTTTACTATTAAAAGGATTTCTAAACATCTGGAACTGTCTCGTGAGTCCACCCATCCTGCACACAGCTTAAAATAAGATACAGtaatattgtaaaaaaataaagaactgCGATACAGGTTGACCTTAAAGGTTATTGCTGGGGCACTGTACTTTACCGCACATGCGCAGTTGACCGCGAAacttgtacatgtgtgtgttggTTTCAGTCACGTACAACTCGGCATCATATCATAGTCTAATGAAACCTAGTAAAGTATGGCATTAAATTATTCAGCTACTACAGCATGGCATTAAATTACTCAGAATTCCAATATTATATAAAAATGTACTGTTGAAAAGGAAACACACTAAATTCCTAATGCGGCATAATTATTAACTTGTCGCGCACTTCCGTATTGGGAGACGTTCAAAGACCTGTGCGACAATATGAAATTACA contains these protein-coding regions:
- the fam234a gene encoding protein FAM234A, whose amino-acid sequence is METTDSPTEGDPLKSGEDGVETATPPATELKRGYKEVLGLSKLTHWRTAVFFLSLFLCLTVVFAFSFIIPCPVRPQYLASWNRTFIDAETYDVLVFEDTSKDKVKDVLLVVKSTEVSLNNTCGNAGLPSPCVFMMAVDGTDGETLWDRPLDPDFHWAQCGLDTNTGEEWDCLLFHSDRLSALDKSNGEVRWQQPQPPGLQSSLPVLSVPDLDGDKVSEIALVASDSTKTQLVFISGKTGIQIGSTVALNTTETSAHLLHKNGDGTLCLLLQNDTGLYRLALWRIAKEAQKGLEAGLKVKKQMKREAAAASRSVPVYESDLLRRVVRTDTAPSSNLILVTGSDVVLIDGKTLQPLWKFNTTSVFREPGFGHFNKDGVLDIALEEDMDNSTKRVVILDGKSGDVLWEVELLSGANSPGPTTIHTTNSISIFVFWGLLPTQANSSVPGERRCYMLYPLYSNVLLESEKMTDHIVTFKATLMERGRHAAFILLSGPDAKDTEGTVVLSKWKLKSDVPGSKVIPIGRSEAADTDADIKEAFSRLRFSDN